A single genomic interval of Agromyces cerinus harbors:
- a CDS encoding UDP-N-acetylmuramoyl-tripeptide--D-alanyl-D-alanine ligase, with protein MIAMTLAEIASATAGALRLDATQATPDTIIDGVVTTDSREVGAGGVFVAKRGEFDDGHRFAPAAAEQGAALLIVEHALDLPVPQIVVADSVDALGALASEVVRRVRALGRLRIVGVTGSNGKTTTKNLLRTVLERVGPTVAARASFNNEVGAPITMLELTNETEFLVAEMGASGVGEIARLVRMARPDVGIVLKVGLAHAGEFGGIEQTVLAKSEMVTDLVETDVAVLNADDPRVVPMAGLTAARVIWFGFGESADVRATDIRAHARGTEFTVTIPGGESARVQFSVLGEHHVMNALAAIAASVELGVPLAAVVAALEQVTLAERWRMQVMGGRDGVTIINDAYNASPDSMSAALKTLAQVKNPEARTIAVLGEMSELGEFSGEEHDRIGLLAVRLGISQLVVVGAGARRLHITAINEGSWDGESAFVESADEAFDLVTSSVRPGDTVLVKSSNAAGLRLLGDRLGEWFA; from the coding sequence ATGATCGCCATGACCCTGGCCGAGATCGCTTCGGCCACCGCCGGCGCGCTTCGGCTCGACGCCACCCAGGCCACGCCCGACACGATCATCGACGGGGTCGTGACGACCGACTCCCGAGAGGTCGGCGCGGGCGGCGTGTTCGTCGCCAAGCGCGGCGAGTTCGACGACGGCCACCGCTTCGCCCCGGCCGCAGCCGAACAGGGCGCCGCCCTGCTCATCGTCGAACACGCCCTCGACCTCCCCGTGCCGCAGATCGTCGTCGCCGACTCGGTCGACGCCCTCGGCGCCCTCGCGAGCGAGGTCGTGCGCCGGGTGCGCGCACTCGGGCGACTGCGCATCGTCGGCGTCACCGGCTCGAACGGCAAGACGACCACGAAGAACCTCCTGCGCACGGTGCTCGAGCGCGTCGGCCCGACCGTCGCTGCCCGCGCCTCGTTCAACAACGAGGTCGGCGCGCCGATCACGATGCTCGAGCTCACGAACGAGACCGAGTTCCTCGTCGCCGAGATGGGCGCCTCGGGCGTCGGCGAGATCGCACGGCTGGTGCGCATGGCTCGGCCGGACGTCGGCATCGTGCTGAAGGTCGGCCTCGCCCACGCCGGTGAGTTCGGCGGCATCGAGCAGACCGTGCTGGCCAAGTCCGAGATGGTCACCGACCTCGTCGAGACGGATGTCGCGGTGCTGAACGCCGACGACCCGCGCGTGGTGCCCATGGCGGGCCTCACCGCGGCGCGCGTCATCTGGTTCGGATTCGGCGAGTCCGCCGACGTCCGGGCGACCGACATCCGCGCCCACGCGCGCGGCACCGAGTTCACCGTGACGATCCCCGGCGGCGAGTCTGCACGGGTGCAGTTCTCGGTGCTGGGGGAGCACCACGTCATGAACGCACTCGCGGCCATCGCGGCATCCGTCGAACTCGGCGTACCGCTCGCCGCGGTCGTCGCCGCGCTCGAGCAAGTGACCCTCGCCGAGCGCTGGCGCATGCAGGTCATGGGCGGTCGCGACGGCGTCACGATCATCAACGACGCCTACAACGCGAGCCCCGACTCGATGTCGGCCGCGCTGAAGACGCTCGCGCAGGTGAAGAACCCCGAGGCCCGCACGATCGCGGTGCTCGGTGAGATGAGCGAGCTCGGGGAGTTCTCGGGCGAGGAGCACGATCGCATCGGACTGCTCGCGGTGCGGCTCGGCATCTCGCAACTCGTCGTGGTGGGAGCCGGCGCACGTCGCCTGCACATCACGGCGATCAACGAGGGCTCGTGGGACGGCGAATCCGCCTTCGTCGAGTCCGCCGACGAGGCGTTCGACCTCGTCACGTCGTCCGTGCGCCCCGGCGACACGGTATTGGTGAAATCGTCGAATGCGGCGGGTCTCCGCCTGCTGGGCGACCGACTGGGAGAATGGTTCGCGTGA
- the murD gene encoding UDP-N-acetylmuramoyl-L-alanine--D-glutamate ligase: MTDAASPVSDRLDALTSWNADWRGLRVVVMGLGVTGFAVADTLTELGASVLVVAPEVDDDRARILEVIGAGLLRHPLDAVPAEVVEFAPELIVASPGFHPDHPLLSWAAESSIAVWGDIELAWRVRDKVNTAEWILVTGTNGKTTTVQMAATFLAANGLRAAPCGNIGVPVLDAVRDPGGFDVLVVELSSYQLHHLPTSGPGALHPWASTVLNIADDHLDWHGSFEAYRAAKATVYENTKVACVFNRADEATRRMVEDAEVEEGARAIGFGLDVPGPSDFGVVEGILCDRAFLDERHSAALEIITLDELEPRGLTAPHVVANILAASALARSFGVPVGVIHDALGSFRLDAHRIETVAVSGGIRWVDDSKATNPHAAEASLRAFGKVVWIVGGLLKGVDADALVAAHVARLRAAIVIGADRAALVAAFRRHAPELPLFEVVTDDTETVMPDAVALAAAVAEEGDTVLLAPAAASMDQFADYGDRGRRFHDAVGSMLGGEADGDSAPREPLPGA, translated from the coding sequence ATGACGGATGCCGCTTCGCCCGTCTCCGATCGTCTCGATGCGCTGACCAGCTGGAACGCCGATTGGCGCGGTCTCCGGGTCGTCGTCATGGGTCTCGGCGTCACGGGGTTCGCCGTCGCCGACACGCTGACCGAGCTCGGCGCGTCGGTGCTCGTCGTCGCGCCCGAGGTCGACGACGATCGTGCACGCATCCTCGAGGTCATCGGGGCCGGTCTGCTGCGGCATCCGCTCGATGCCGTGCCCGCCGAGGTCGTCGAGTTCGCACCCGAGCTCATCGTCGCCTCGCCGGGGTTCCACCCCGATCACCCGCTGCTCTCGTGGGCGGCCGAGTCGTCGATCGCGGTGTGGGGCGACATCGAACTGGCCTGGCGGGTGCGCGACAAGGTCAATACGGCCGAGTGGATCCTGGTCACCGGCACGAACGGCAAGACGACGACCGTGCAGATGGCGGCGACATTCCTCGCGGCGAACGGCCTGCGCGCGGCGCCGTGCGGCAACATCGGCGTGCCGGTGCTCGACGCCGTGCGCGACCCGGGCGGGTTCGACGTGCTCGTCGTCGAGCTCTCGAGTTACCAGCTGCACCACCTGCCGACGTCGGGACCGGGCGCGCTGCACCCGTGGGCGAGCACCGTGCTGAACATCGCCGACGACCACCTCGACTGGCACGGTTCGTTCGAGGCCTATCGGGCCGCGAAGGCGACGGTCTACGAGAACACGAAGGTCGCGTGCGTGTTCAACCGGGCCGACGAGGCCACGCGCCGCATGGTCGAAGACGCCGAGGTCGAGGAGGGCGCGCGCGCCATCGGCTTCGGGCTCGACGTGCCGGGGCCGAGCGACTTCGGCGTCGTCGAGGGAATCCTCTGCGACCGCGCGTTCCTCGACGAACGGCACTCCGCGGCGCTCGAGATCATCACGCTCGATGAATTGGAACCTCGAGGGCTCACCGCCCCGCACGTGGTGGCCAACATCCTCGCGGCGTCGGCCCTCGCCCGCTCGTTCGGCGTGCCGGTCGGCGTGATCCATGACGCGCTCGGCTCGTTCCGGCTCGACGCCCACCGCATCGAGACGGTGGCGGTCTCCGGCGGCATCCGCTGGGTCGACGACTCCAAGGCGACGAATCCGCACGCGGCCGAGGCGTCGCTGCGGGCGTTCGGCAAGGTCGTCTGGATCGTCGGAGGCCTCCTCAAGGGCGTCGACGCCGATGCACTCGTGGCAGCCCACGTCGCACGCCTCCGCGCCGCGATCGTGATCGGCGCCGACCGCGCCGCGCTCGTCGCCGCGTTCCGCCGACACGCGCCCGAGCTGCCGCTCTTCGAAGTGGTCACGGATGACACTGAGACGGTGATGCCCGACGCGGTCGCGCTGGCCGCGGCGGTCGCTGAAGAGGGCGACACCGTGCTCCTCGCGCCCGCTGCGGCGTCGATGGACCAGTTCGCCGACTACGGTGATCGCGGACGGCGGTTCCACGACGCGGTCGGATCGATGCTGGGAGGTGAGGCGGATGGCGACTCCGCCCCGCGCGAACCGCTCCCCGGAGCCTGA
- the murC gene encoding UDP-N-acetylmuramate--L-alanine ligase, producing MTIKPDLSAQIPAELGAVHFVGIGGSGMSGIARLMLGDGHRVTGSDVRDSANIAALRELGAEIAIGHDAANLADDIDTVVVTGALWEDNPEYRLALERGLPVLHRSLALAALISGRRLVSVAGAHGKTTSTGMIVTGLLALGEDPNFVNGGVIEGLGVSSAAGDGELFVVEADESDGSFLLYDTSVALITNVDPDHLDHYGSREAFEQAFVTFADGARELVVVSSDDAGAKRVTEKLSHEHVVTFGQAADATVRVHSVETDGPVSFAVDYAGATYRATLRIPGLHNAINAAGAFAVLVGLGFDPEASLAGIARFAGTGRRFELHGTVGGVSVYDDYAHHPTEVAAALSAARTVVGEGRIIAVHQPHTYSRTQTFAKEFAEVLEQYADETVVLDVYGAREDPVPGVTGALVSERFADPAHVAFVPDWQQAADYTASIARDGDFVITLGCGDVYRIVPQLLGSLERERG from the coding sequence GTGACGATCAAGCCCGACCTCTCCGCCCAGATCCCCGCCGAACTCGGCGCCGTGCACTTCGTCGGCATCGGCGGTTCCGGCATGAGCGGCATCGCCCGGCTCATGCTCGGCGACGGGCACCGGGTCACCGGGTCCGACGTGCGCGACTCCGCGAACATCGCGGCGCTCCGTGAACTCGGCGCCGAGATCGCGATCGGGCACGACGCCGCGAACCTCGCCGACGACATCGACACCGTGGTCGTGACCGGCGCACTCTGGGAGGACAACCCCGAGTACCGCCTCGCGCTCGAGCGGGGCCTCCCGGTGCTGCACCGGTCGCTCGCCCTCGCCGCGCTCATCTCCGGCCGCCGTCTCGTCTCGGTCGCGGGCGCCCACGGCAAGACCACGTCCACCGGCATGATCGTCACCGGCCTCCTCGCGCTCGGCGAGGATCCGAACTTCGTCAACGGCGGCGTCATCGAGGGGCTCGGCGTCTCGTCGGCCGCGGGCGACGGCGAACTGTTCGTCGTCGAGGCCGACGAGTCCGACGGCTCCTTCCTGCTCTACGACACCTCGGTCGCGCTCATCACGAACGTCGACCCCGACCACCTCGACCACTACGGCTCGCGCGAGGCCTTCGAGCAGGCGTTCGTGACGTTCGCCGACGGGGCGCGCGAGCTCGTCGTCGTCTCGTCCGACGACGCCGGCGCCAAGCGGGTCACCGAGAAGCTCTCGCACGAGCACGTGGTCACGTTCGGCCAGGCTGCGGATGCCACGGTGCGCGTGCACTCGGTCGAGACCGACGGGCCCGTCTCCTTCGCCGTCGACTACGCCGGCGCGACCTACCGCGCCACGCTGCGCATCCCTGGACTGCACAACGCGATCAACGCGGCGGGCGCCTTCGCGGTGCTCGTCGGCCTCGGCTTCGACCCCGAGGCATCCCTCGCAGGCATCGCCCGGTTCGCGGGAACCGGCCGACGCTTCGAACTGCACGGCACGGTGGGCGGCGTCAGCGTCTACGACGACTACGCGCATCACCCCACCGAGGTCGCAGCCGCGCTGTCCGCCGCCCGCACGGTGGTCGGCGAGGGTCGCATCATCGCGGTGCACCAGCCGCACACCTACAGCCGTACTCAGACCTTCGCCAAGGAGTTCGCCGAGGTGCTCGAGCAGTACGCCGACGAGACCGTCGTGCTCGACGTCTACGGCGCACGCGAGGACCCCGTGCCCGGTGTCACGGGCGCCCTCGTGAGCGAGCGGTTCGCCGACCCGGCGCACGTCGCCTTCGTGCCCGACTGGCAGCAGGCCGCCGACTACACCGCGAGCATCGCCCGCGACGGCGACTTCGTGATCACGCTCGGCTGCGGCGACGTCTACCGCATCGTGCCCCAGCTGCTCGGCTCGCTCGAGCGCGAGCGCGGATGA
- the ftsW gene encoding putative lipid II flippase FtsW, which translates to MATPPRANRSPEPERTGVSASRIRLGRVFRVESADYFLLLGTTLFLVVFGLVMVLSASVVQSHLEDESFYAQALRQGLFAVFGIPLMLIASRMPETFWMRLAWPALILSCIPQLLVVATPLGVEKGGNTNWLEIGSVQFQPSEFIKVALVMWLGLIVTKKEAQLGDFVHGVLPIVLVGGGAIGLVLLGGDLGTVMIMGAMLLGALFLIGVRLRLLLPPIFAAIILFAIVAVSSQSRMRRITSFLDADCVSGGSGDSVSDCWQIQHGSFALANGGVFGVGLGNSAAKWSWLPAADNDFIFAIIGEELGLIGAIVVIAMFVVLAVALGRVLRGARTPFARTATAAVLVWIIGQACVNIGVVLGVFPILGVPLPLVSAGGTALLTTLFAIGIVLSVARDPEAPARAAARAAARKSGRPAASRAAR; encoded by the coding sequence ATGGCGACTCCGCCCCGCGCGAACCGCTCCCCGGAGCCTGAGCGCACCGGCGTCTCGGCCTCCAGGATCCGTCTCGGGCGCGTCTTCCGCGTCGAGTCGGCCGACTACTTCCTGCTGCTCGGCACGACGCTCTTCCTGGTCGTCTTCGGCCTCGTGATGGTGCTCTCCGCCTCCGTCGTGCAGTCGCACCTCGAAGACGAGAGCTTCTATGCGCAGGCGCTGCGTCAGGGACTCTTCGCCGTCTTCGGCATCCCGCTCATGCTCATCGCGAGTCGCATGCCAGAGACGTTCTGGATGCGGCTCGCCTGGCCCGCCCTGATCCTCTCCTGCATTCCGCAGCTCCTCGTCGTCGCGACACCCCTCGGCGTCGAGAAGGGCGGCAACACGAACTGGCTCGAGATCGGCTCGGTGCAGTTCCAACCGTCGGAGTTCATCAAAGTGGCCCTCGTGATGTGGCTCGGCCTCATCGTCACGAAGAAAGAGGCGCAACTCGGCGACTTCGTGCACGGGGTGCTGCCGATCGTGCTCGTCGGCGGCGGCGCGATCGGCCTCGTGCTCCTCGGCGGCGACCTCGGCACCGTCATGATCATGGGCGCCATGCTGCTCGGCGCGCTGTTCCTCATCGGGGTGCGGCTGCGGCTGCTGCTGCCGCCGATCTTCGCGGCCATCATTCTGTTCGCGATCGTCGCGGTCTCGAGCCAGAGTCGCATGCGCCGGATCACCTCCTTCCTCGACGCCGACTGCGTGAGCGGTGGCAGCGGCGACTCCGTCAGCGACTGCTGGCAGATCCAGCACGGATCGTTCGCCCTCGCGAACGGCGGCGTCTTCGGCGTCGGGCTCGGCAACTCGGCCGCGAAGTGGTCGTGGCTGCCCGCCGCCGACAACGACTTCATCTTCGCGATCATCGGCGAAGAGCTCGGCCTGATCGGCGCGATCGTGGTCATCGCCATGTTCGTCGTGCTCGCGGTGGCGCTCGGGCGCGTGCTGCGCGGGGCGCGCACGCCGTTCGCTCGCACGGCCACGGCTGCGGTGCTCGTGTGGATCATCGGTCAGGCGTGTGTCAATATCGGTGTCGTGCTCGGCGTCTTCCCCATCCTCGGTGTGCCGTTGCCGCTCGTCTCCGCGGGTGGCACGGCTCTGCTCACAACGCTCTTCGCGATCGGCATCGTCTTGTCGGTCGCGCGCGATCCCGAAGCCCCGGCGCGCGCCGCGGCACGTGCGGCGGCACGCAAGAGCGGTCGCCCCGCAGCATCGCGGGCGGCACGATGA
- the mraY gene encoding phospho-N-acetylmuramoyl-pentapeptide-transferase, with protein sequence MRALLTAGALSLAFTLFLTPLFIRLFTRLGWGQFIRDDGPQSHHVKRGTPTMGGIIFILGTLFGYFVATLLVSDEKPTATGLLVLFMMVGLGVVGFIDDFLKTRKKQSLGLGGWAKVVGQVIIAGAFALLALQFPNDRAITPADTKISFIRDLPLDFMVFGAVVGVILYVIWICLLAVGTSNAVNVTDGLDGLAGGASILAIGSFVIIGFWQFNQSCASAGLNPSDEYRCYDVRDPLDIAIVATAIVGGLIGFLWWNTNPAKIYMGDTGSLALGGALAALAIVSRTELLLLLIGGLFVIETGSVIVQRAYFKLSHGKRIFLMSPIHHHFELKGWAEVTIVVRFWIIGGLLVAAGVGAFYFEWLQS encoded by the coding sequence GTGAGAGCACTGCTGACCGCTGGGGCGTTGTCGCTCGCCTTCACGCTGTTTCTGACCCCGCTGTTCATCCGGCTGTTCACACGGCTCGGGTGGGGGCAGTTCATCCGCGACGACGGGCCGCAGAGCCATCACGTCAAGCGCGGCACGCCCACCATGGGCGGCATCATCTTCATCCTGGGCACCCTCTTCGGGTACTTCGTCGCGACGCTGCTCGTCAGCGACGAGAAGCCGACGGCGACGGGCCTGCTCGTGCTGTTCATGATGGTCGGACTCGGCGTGGTCGGCTTCATCGACGACTTCCTGAAGACCCGCAAGAAGCAGAGCCTCGGTCTCGGCGGCTGGGCGAAGGTCGTCGGCCAGGTGATCATCGCCGGGGCGTTCGCCCTGCTCGCGCTCCAGTTCCCGAACGATCGCGCGATCACTCCCGCCGATACCAAGATCTCGTTCATCAGGGACCTGCCGCTCGACTTCATGGTGTTCGGCGCGGTCGTCGGCGTGATCCTCTACGTCATCTGGATCTGCCTGCTCGCGGTCGGCACCTCCAACGCGGTCAACGTCACCGACGGCCTCGACGGACTCGCCGGCGGCGCCTCGATCCTCGCGATCGGCTCGTTCGTCATCATCGGCTTCTGGCAGTTCAACCAGTCGTGCGCGTCCGCCGGCCTGAACCCGTCCGACGAGTACCGCTGCTACGACGTGCGCGACCCGCTCGACATCGCGATCGTGGCGACCGCGATCGTCGGCGGTCTCATCGGCTTCCTGTGGTGGAACACGAACCCCGCGAAGATCTACATGGGCGACACCGGTTCGCTGGCGCTCGGCGGCGCACTCGCGGCACTCGCGATCGTCAGCCGCACCGAGCTCCTCCTGCTGCTCATCGGCGGCCTCTTCGTGATCGAGACCGGTTCGGTCATCGTGCAGCGGGCGTACTTCAAGCTCTCGCACGGCAAGCGCATCTTCCTGATGAGTCCGATCCACCATCACTTCGAGTTGAAGGGATGGGCGGAGGTCACGATCGTCGTGCGCTTCTGGATCATCGGCGGCCTGCTCGTGGCGGCAGGCGTCGGCGCCTTCTACTTCGAGTGGCTGCAGAGCTGA
- the murG gene encoding undecaprenyldiphospho-muramoylpentapeptide beta-N-acetylglucosaminyltransferase yields the protein MTTYLLAGGGTAGHVNPLLAVADRLRERDPEASVLVLGTAEGLEARLVPARGYELLTIAKVPFPRRPNRAAVAFPARFRESIAAVRRIIDERGVDVVVGFGGYVSTPAYLAARRAGIPVAIHEANARPGLANRLGARFAATVGVAFDGTPLPGARLVGMPLRREIETLDPATLRGEAAAHFDLDPSRPVLLATGGSLGARRINRTMVDSADAITAAGWQVLHVTGAKSEVVDPDVADYRMVEYADRMDLALAVADAAVSRAGAATVCELSALGIPAVFVPYPVGNGEQRFNAAGVVSAGGAVLVDDADFVPEWVDATLLPMLSDAGRLRVMAEAAASVGFRDGTDRMVALVDEALGEPAGAAPSGA from the coding sequence ATGACCACCTACCTCCTCGCCGGTGGCGGCACCGCCGGCCACGTCAACCCCTTGCTCGCGGTCGCCGACCGGCTGCGCGAACGCGACCCCGAGGCATCCGTGCTCGTGCTCGGCACGGCCGAAGGCCTCGAGGCCCGACTCGTGCCCGCCCGCGGCTACGAGCTCCTGACGATCGCGAAGGTGCCGTTCCCGCGCCGGCCCAACCGTGCAGCCGTGGCCTTCCCGGCGCGATTCCGCGAGTCGATCGCCGCAGTACGCCGCATCATCGACGAGCGAGGCGTCGACGTCGTCGTGGGCTTCGGCGGCTACGTCTCGACCCCGGCGTACCTCGCCGCGCGTCGCGCCGGCATCCCCGTCGCGATCCACGAGGCGAACGCACGCCCCGGTCTCGCGAACCGACTCGGCGCGCGCTTCGCCGCGACGGTCGGCGTCGCCTTCGACGGCACGCCGCTGCCCGGCGCCCGACTCGTCGGCATGCCGCTGCGCCGCGAGATCGAGACCCTCGATCCGGCCACCCTCCGAGGCGAGGCCGCTGCCCACTTCGACCTCGACCCGTCGCGACCGGTGCTCCTCGCCACCGGCGGTTCGCTCGGCGCCAGGCGCATCAACCGCACGATGGTCGACTCGGCCGACGCGATCACGGCTGCCGGATGGCAGGTGCTGCACGTCACCGGTGCGAAGTCCGAGGTCGTCGACCCCGACGTGGCCGACTACCGCATGGTCGAGTACGCCGACCGCATGGACCTCGCCCTCGCCGTCGCCGACGCCGCGGTCTCGCGCGCCGGGGCCGCCACGGTGTGCGAACTCTCGGCGCTCGGCATCCCCGCCGTCTTCGTGCCGTACCCGGTCGGCAACGGCGAGCAGCGGTTCAACGCCGCCGGCGTGGTCTCGGCCGGGGGAGCCGTGCTCGTCGACGACGCCGACTTCGTGCCCGAGTGGGTCGACGCGACCCTGCTGCCGATGCTCTCCGACGCCGGCCGTCTCCGGGTCATGGCGGAGGCCGCCGCATCCGTCGGGTTCCGCGACGGCACCGACCGCATGGTCGCCCTCGTCGACGAGGCGCTCGGCGAGCCAGCCGGCGCCGCCCCGTCGGGCGCGTAA
- a CDS encoding Mur ligase family protein — translation MTGTPLTALRPKHPSPRSLPGLAEAFGFAVLGEIDGLEVTGAGLSSKSVQPGDLYVGVPGRNAHGADFAASAREAGAVALLTDAAGAERAADAGLPILVTDDVRAALGEVAAWIHRTAENPATFFAVTGTNGKTSVVYLLYGMLRQLGIMAGLTSTAERRIGDEAVTSSLTTPEASELHALLARMREVDVRAVGIEVSAQALSRHRVDGLVFDVVGFTNLTHDHLDDYSSMDEYFEAKRELFQPERSRRGVVTVDSEWGSRLVAESRIPVTTLASVDGVEADWRITVLEEGADHTSFRLDGPDGRRIETQVPLLGWYMAANAALAIVMLTEAGYDLDLIGAALERDGGVQAYIPGRAERISGDRGPVVYIDYGHSPDAFLQTLGAIRRSTAGRVVMVFGADGDRDTTKRAEMGAIAARGADVVVITDFHPRFEDPASIRAALIAGAREAVPDREIHEIADPREAFRAALALAGDGDAILYAGPGHEDYHEVKGVKIPYSARDDSRQALRDAGWLA, via the coding sequence GTGACCGGAACGCCTCTCACGGCTCTCCGGCCGAAGCACCCGAGTCCCCGATCGCTTCCCGGCCTCGCCGAAGCGTTCGGATTCGCCGTGCTCGGCGAGATCGACGGTCTCGAGGTGACCGGAGCCGGCCTGTCCTCGAAGAGCGTGCAGCCCGGCGACCTGTACGTCGGGGTGCCCGGGCGCAACGCCCACGGCGCCGACTTCGCGGCATCCGCTCGTGAGGCGGGCGCCGTCGCGCTGCTCACCGATGCCGCGGGCGCCGAGCGCGCGGCCGATGCCGGCCTCCCGATCCTCGTGACCGACGACGTGCGCGCGGCGCTCGGCGAGGTCGCGGCGTGGATCCACCGCACCGCCGAGAACCCCGCGACGTTCTTCGCCGTCACCGGCACCAACGGCAAGACGAGCGTCGTCTACCTGCTGTACGGCATGCTCCGCCAGCTCGGCATCATGGCCGGCCTCACGTCGACGGCCGAGCGGCGCATCGGCGACGAGGCCGTGACGAGCTCGCTCACGACCCCCGAGGCGAGCGAGCTGCACGCGCTGCTCGCCCGCATGCGCGAGGTCGACGTGCGCGCTGTCGGCATCGAGGTCTCCGCGCAGGCGCTCTCGCGCCACCGCGTCGACGGACTCGTCTTCGACGTGGTCGGGTTCACCAACCTGACGCACGACCACCTCGACGACTACAGCTCGATGGACGAGTACTTCGAGGCGAAGCGCGAGCTGTTCCAGCCCGAGCGATCGCGACGCGGCGTGGTCACGGTCGACTCCGAGTGGGGCAGTCGCCTCGTCGCCGAGTCGCGCATCCCCGTGACGACCCTCGCCTCGGTCGACGGCGTCGAGGCCGACTGGCGCATCACGGTGCTCGAAGAGGGCGCCGACCACACGTCGTTCCGACTTGACGGCCCCGATGGTCGCCGGATCGAGACCCAGGTGCCGCTGCTCGGCTGGTACATGGCCGCCAACGCCGCCCTCGCGATCGTCATGCTCACCGAGGCCGGGTACGACCTCGACCTCATCGGCGCCGCGCTCGAGCGCGACGGCGGCGTGCAGGCGTACATCCCGGGCCGTGCAGAGCGCATCTCGGGCGATCGCGGTCCGGTGGTCTACATCGACTACGGCCACAGCCCCGACGCCTTCCTGCAGACCCTCGGTGCGATCCGCCGTTCGACGGCGGGCCGAGTCGTCATGGTCTTCGGCGCCGACGGCGACCGCGACACCACGAAGCGCGCAGAGATGGGCGCGATCGCCGCCCGCGGGGCCGACGTGGTCGTCATCACCGATTTCCACCCGCGGTTCGAAGACCCGGCCTCGATCCGCGCCGCGCTCATCGCCGGCGCTCGCGAGGCCGTTCCCGACCGCGAGATCCACGAGATCGCCGATCCGCGCGAGGCGTTCCGCGCCGCGCTCGCCCTGGCGGGCGACGGCGATGCGATCCTCTACGCCGGCCCCGGTCACGAGGACTACCACGAAGTGAAGGGCGTCAAGATCCCGTACTCCGCAAGAGACGATTCCCGGCAGGCACTGCGCGACGCGGGGTGGCTCGCATGA